The following proteins come from a genomic window of Lachnoclostridium phytofermentans ISDg:
- the purE gene encoding 5-(carboxyamino)imidazole ribonucleotide mutase, whose amino-acid sequence MAKVGIVMGSDSDLPVMSKAAEMLEKFGIDYEITVISAHRMPDIFFDYATKAEENGFKVIIAGAGGAAHLPGMAAAIFTMPVIGVPIHSKALSGVDSLYSIVQMPAGIPVATVAIDGAANAGILAAKILATSDPEILEKLKAYKEELKDSVVAKKEKLEKVGYKEYMK is encoded by the coding sequence ATGGCTAAAGTAGGAATTGTAATGGGAAGTGATTCAGATCTTCCAGTAATGAGTAAGGCAGCAGAAATGCTAGAGAAGTTTGGAATTGATTATGAAATAACTGTAATCAGTGCGCACAGAATGCCTGATATTTTCTTCGATTATGCTACAAAAGCAGAAGAAAATGGATTTAAGGTAATTATAGCGGGTGCGGGTGGTGCAGCACATCTTCCAGGAATGGCAGCAGCTATCTTTACTATGCCTGTAATTGGTGTACCAATTCATTCAAAAGCATTAAGCGGTGTAGATTCCCTATACTCCATCGTTCAGATGCCAGCAGGTATTCCAGTAGCAACTGTAGCAATCGACGGAGCAGCGAATGCAGGTATTTTAGCTGCAAAGATACTAGCAACTTCTGATCCAGAAATTCTTGAGAAGCTAAAGGCTTATAAAGAAGAGCTAAAAGATTCTGTCGTAGCAAAGAAAGAGAAACTTGAGAAAGTTGGCTACAAAGAATACATGAAATAA
- a CDS encoding aminopeptidase, producing MRTIQRLQEENEAVLERLSLSIERLQVMQTEDTVSEKYRDFFKKNAAFLLKLYDIALAVKSGDQAKLTLEQLKQQNAELYEDILNDNYNQSYANPAYAVSVFGEEYGEIITFLATEVRSLIPCAFEYKLLPFTMSVELFIEVYNYFEEEDEYTYKDVKRAIYYFASDYAEEFMDMRVREMYDPTYTFAYDIIMDSDLSDLRYLYQYGEYITENELKIAEFLNELSEEEVKAMANTYTEGYVRGFVVMGADLSKKSIVGIRTCIGFERMNRYAFQNFENLGKKVTVYRVATDVINRKGGRKVGYYATSPNPQYEYDHRFDKALFFDKNYAERHLVATKAAMEKYRVECTSYAGPAVLETFGEPDFEPINKPEAIHLDNKQQELNTQSQGQISQMMQEFIKSEEISFTIIAYPLPSIGAKFHDIFAETVKVNNLDNDEYKAIQQHIIDALDQGVYCHILGANGNTTDLKVMLYELKNPGKETIFENCTADVNIPVGEVFTSPKLTGTCGVLNVSKVFLNGLEYKNLKISFEDGMIADYGCSNFTDSEQNANYVKENILMNRDTLPLGEFAIGTNTTAYVMGRKFDIQRKLPILIAEKTGPHFAVGDTCYSRSEDHKVYNPDGKEIVARENEVSALRHTDMAKAYVNCHTDITIPYDEIKEISVHTKDNQKIMIIEDGCFVLPGTERLNDALKELQ from the coding sequence ATGAGAACGATTCAACGTTTACAGGAAGAAAATGAAGCAGTGTTAGAGAGATTGTCATTATCAATCGAACGCCTGCAAGTAATGCAAACCGAGGATACTGTGAGTGAGAAGTATCGTGATTTTTTTAAGAAAAATGCTGCCTTCTTATTAAAGTTATATGATATTGCATTAGCAGTTAAAAGTGGAGATCAAGCAAAATTAACACTGGAGCAGTTAAAGCAACAGAACGCAGAGCTCTATGAAGATATACTGAATGATAATTATAATCAAAGCTATGCAAATCCTGCCTATGCTGTTTCTGTATTTGGTGAGGAATATGGGGAGATCATAACCTTTTTGGCGACAGAGGTTCGTTCTTTAATTCCATGTGCTTTTGAGTATAAATTATTACCATTTACTATGTCTGTAGAGCTTTTTATTGAAGTATATAACTACTTTGAAGAAGAGGATGAATACACTTACAAGGATGTAAAACGAGCTATTTATTACTTCGCTAGTGATTATGCAGAAGAATTTATGGACATGCGTGTACGTGAAATGTATGATCCAACCTATACTTTTGCTTATGATATTATCATGGATTCTGATTTATCAGACCTTAGATATCTCTATCAATACGGAGAATACATTACAGAAAATGAATTAAAAATCGCCGAGTTTTTAAATGAACTTTCGGAAGAGGAAGTAAAAGCGATGGCGAATACTTATACAGAAGGATATGTTCGTGGTTTTGTTGTAATGGGAGCGGACTTATCTAAGAAGAGTATTGTTGGAATTCGTACCTGTATTGGTTTTGAACGAATGAATCGATATGCATTTCAAAACTTTGAAAACCTAGGTAAGAAGGTAACGGTATATCGTGTAGCCACTGATGTGATTAATCGTAAGGGTGGTAGAAAAGTTGGTTACTATGCAACTAGCCCTAATCCACAGTATGAATATGACCATCGATTTGATAAGGCATTGTTCTTCGATAAAAACTATGCAGAACGTCATTTGGTTGCTACCAAAGCAGCAATGGAAAAATATCGTGTGGAGTGTACCTCCTACGCGGGTCCTGCTGTTTTAGAAACCTTTGGTGAACCAGATTTTGAACCAATCAATAAGCCAGAAGCAATTCATTTAGATAATAAACAACAGGAATTAAATACTCAGTCACAGGGACAGATAAGTCAGATGATGCAAGAGTTTATCAAATCAGAGGAAATCTCCTTTACCATCATTGCTTATCCACTTCCATCCATCGGAGCGAAGTTCCATGATATATTTGCTGAGACTGTAAAAGTAAATAATCTTGATAATGATGAATATAAAGCAATTCAGCAACACATTATTGACGCACTTGATCAGGGGGTTTACTGTCATATCTTAGGCGCAAATGGAAATACGACAGACCTAAAGGTTATGCTATATGAGTTAAAGAATCCAGGGAAAGAAACGATTTTTGAAAACTGTACAGCAGATGTTAATATTCCAGTAGGAGAAGTATTTACCTCACCAAAGCTGACAGGAACTTGTGGTGTGTTAAATGTAAGCAAAGTATTCTTAAATGGTTTGGAATACAAGAACCTAAAGATCAGTTTTGAAGATGGTATGATAGCCGACTATGGTTGTTCTAATTTTACTGACAGTGAACAAAATGCTAACTATGTAAAGGAAAATATCTTGATGAATCGAGATACTCTTCCTCTTGGAGAATTTGCGATAGGAACCAATACTACTGCCTATGTTATGGGGCGTAAGTTTGATATCCAGCGTAAGTTGCCAATTCTAATTGCAGAAAAAACAGGACCACATTTTGCTGTAGGGGATACTTGCTATAGTAGAAGTGAGGACCATAAGGTATATAATCCGGATGGAAAAGAGATTGTTGCAAGAGAAAATGAAGTATCCGCACTTCGTCATACCGACATGGCAAAAGCTTATGTAAATTGCCACACAGACATTACGATTCCATATGATGAAATCAAAGAAATCTCAGTTCATACCAAAGACAATCAAAAGATCATGATTATAGAAGATGGATGTTTTGTTCTACCTGGAACTGAGCGTTTAAATGATGCATTAAAAGAGCTTCAATAA
- a CDS encoding DUF6142 family protein, which yields MILKKAKYKFKGRVHSKNGILSFLLGIAVIISFFTISIISGINKGQGDIVLGAIGITTFLASVYGFLAGYKSFQEKDIYLVAPILGIGINGIMLISLFCLYILGIVL from the coding sequence ATGATACTAAAAAAAGCAAAATATAAATTTAAAGGAAGAGTGCATTCAAAGAATGGTATCTTATCATTTTTACTCGGAATTGCTGTAATCATATCCTTCTTTACCATTTCAATTATCTCTGGTATAAATAAAGGACAAGGCGATATCGTGCTTGGTGCAATTGGTATTACAACCTTTCTCGCATCGGTATATGGGTTTTTAGCAGGTTATAAAAGTTTTCAAGAGAAAGATATTTATTTGGTAGCACCTATTTTAGGTATTGGTATCAATGGAATCATGTTGATAAGCTTGTTCTGTTTATATATTTTAGGAATTGTATTATAA
- a CDS encoding VanZ family protein — translation MKYNLTAGKRAMVWILFLVYLACLSYFLFFSERYGRTDSSNGYRYNLVLFREIKRFYTYRKEVGLEGFLVNMVGNVVAFMPFGFCLPMISLKRRGFFSILFWSFGLSLTIETIQLLYQIGTFDVDDLLLNTIGGVLGYISYKIMLAIYLVYRRRNSSHR, via the coding sequence TTGAAGTATAATTTGACCGCAGGGAAACGAGCAATGGTATGGATACTTTTTCTTGTCTATTTAGCTTGTTTGTCATACTTTCTTTTTTTTAGCGAACGATATGGGAGAACAGATTCAAGTAACGGATACCGATACAACTTAGTATTATTTCGTGAAATAAAGCGTTTCTATACTTACCGAAAGGAAGTTGGGCTAGAAGGGTTTCTAGTAAATATGGTAGGGAATGTGGTAGCATTTATGCCGTTTGGTTTTTGTTTACCGATGATAAGTTTAAAACGGAGAGGGTTTTTCTCTATACTTTTCTGGAGTTTTGGACTTTCCTTAACGATAGAGACAATACAACTTCTCTATCAGATTGGAACTTTTGATGTTGATGATTTGTTGCTAAATACCATTGGAGGAGTGCTTGGATATATAAGCTACAAGATTATGCTTGCGATTTATTTGGTATATAGGAGAAGAAATAGTAGTCACCGTTAG
- a CDS encoding Ig-like domain-containing protein, whose protein sequence is MKKRNARFIAIAVMLAVMFSTIAVSQPVNTYAATIALNATSKTVVVGNTYTLSINNATNMSKTTWKSSNIKIATVNGKGLVTPVTAGTATITATVYFKDGTQKQLDSKVTVKKRIPATGVELNVVYDEINAHIIEVGGKYDFDTKLTPATSTDSTFYSISDTTYATVDSAGIVTGKKPGITVLEARIGLNKTEAMKSTNTVVARTYILIRPKSSTTPTPTATPKPTPVAEPKAIGVTLISSQEILVNFNCQLSKSSIIDKNGNLISGAITITPGNGATPVGNLSAKLSDDMSGIHIMSSGEFSGTYVVTVFNKVNALDGTPVQATSFQNDFEDTIGPMYTETKISDDGYQAKIYFNEAVDVSELKILKVQGDNDTVVQTYLGDVRNYSLSADKKYLIIDLRTIGKKVVDTLVEITGVKDLKGNAAIQFPMSVVVKCDASEKPLAGIVKVERINKTILEATFSKPIQMGGYAKIDGATVYGSVVTEDNTKVQYTIPNQALTGTQSVTFTGWYNYNASYSSMANQSIAVNFTLDKTPPNLMAYELTSVVENKITVNKLVLTFDKIVSLTNVAGAIEGSLYGSNGNISSNGYAYTGTVTDKVVTLTFTNKTLEAGTYTFNIPKDFVIDNLGNGSLQQSVQIIKSAGSSTALPAPVSIVQDVANPSKIRVTFNNKLDIASATNVSNYILGSYITPFSAVILEQNDTKAVVELTFQNGVISTTGSYAFKVLNVKGYNGTYSEMKQYNTVVTLTENTTASIISCKQTSAYCVEIVMSKQISGTGTFQVFNGTSLVNVSSTFVNGNTIYVAFKDSIPNASYLLLISNYFVDNNGNPVSLGSPIMIQKAN, encoded by the coding sequence ATGAAAAAAAGAAACGCGAGATTCATAGCTATTGCGGTGATGCTTGCAGTGATGTTCAGTACAATAGCAGTAAGTCAGCCAGTGAATACATATGCTGCTACCATTGCGTTGAATGCAACCAGTAAGACAGTGGTAGTGGGCAATACATATACACTGTCTATAAATAATGCTACGAATATGTCCAAAACCACATGGAAATCTTCGAATATTAAAATTGCCACAGTTAATGGTAAGGGACTTGTAACTCCAGTCACAGCAGGAACTGCAACAATAACTGCAACTGTTTATTTCAAAGATGGTACTCAGAAACAGTTAGATAGTAAGGTAACTGTAAAGAAGCGTATCCCAGCTACTGGTGTTGAGCTTAACGTAGTTTATGACGAAATTAATGCTCATATTATTGAAGTTGGAGGTAAATATGACTTCGATACAAAGTTAACACCAGCAACTTCCACAGACTCTACTTTTTATAGTATCTCAGATACTACCTATGCTACAGTAGATTCTGCAGGTATTGTTACTGGCAAGAAACCTGGAATTACTGTGTTAGAAGCAAGAATTGGTTTAAATAAGACGGAAGCAATGAAATCTACCAACACGGTTGTTGCGAGAACCTATATATTAATTAGACCTAAGTCTAGTACGACTCCTACTCCAACAGCAACTCCAAAACCTACACCAGTAGCAGAACCAAAAGCAATTGGAGTAACCTTAATTAGTTCACAAGAAATTTTAGTTAATTTTAATTGTCAGTTAAGTAAGTCAAGTATTATTGATAAAAATGGAAATCTAATTTCTGGGGCAATAACAATAACTCCTGGCAATGGAGCAACTCCTGTTGGTAACTTAAGTGCTAAGTTATCAGATGATATGAGTGGAATCCATATTATGTCAAGCGGTGAGTTTTCAGGTACTTATGTAGTTACTGTGTTTAATAAAGTAAATGCATTAGATGGAACTCCTGTTCAGGCAACATCTTTCCAGAATGATTTTGAAGATACGATTGGACCAATGTATACAGAGACAAAAATTAGCGACGATGGATATCAGGCAAAGATATACTTCAATGAAGCAGTCGATGTATCTGAGTTGAAGATTTTAAAGGTACAAGGAGATAATGATACTGTAGTTCAGACTTATCTTGGTGATGTAAGAAATTATTCACTTAGTGCGGATAAGAAATACCTTATAATTGATTTAAGGACAATTGGTAAAAAAGTTGTTGATACCCTAGTCGAGATTACTGGAGTAAAAGACTTAAAGGGAAATGCAGCTATTCAGTTCCCTATGTCAGTAGTAGTGAAATGTGATGCTTCTGAAAAACCGCTAGCAGGTATTGTTAAAGTTGAAAGAATAAATAAGACAATTTTAGAAGCAACATTCAGTAAGCCAATTCAAATGGGTGGTTATGCAAAAATTGATGGTGCTACCGTATATGGATCAGTAGTTACAGAGGATAATACTAAGGTACAGTATACAATTCCAAATCAGGCGCTTACTGGCACGCAGTCAGTTACATTTACCGGATGGTATAACTATAATGCAAGTTATTCTTCTATGGCTAATCAGTCAATTGCTGTGAATTTTACTTTAGACAAGACTCCACCAAATTTAATGGCTTATGAGCTTACAAGCGTAGTAGAAAACAAAATAACTGTGAATAAGCTTGTATTAACTTTTGACAAGATTGTAAGCTTAACAAATGTTGCAGGTGCGATTGAAGGATCATTATATGGTAGTAATGGAAATATATCATCTAACGGATATGCTTATACAGGTACTGTGACTGATAAAGTCGTTACCTTAACATTCACTAATAAAACATTAGAAGCAGGAACATATACATTTAATATTCCTAAAGATTTTGTAATCGATAATTTAGGTAATGGTTCATTGCAGCAAAGTGTTCAGATTATTAAATCAGCAGGCTCCTCAACAGCATTACCTGCACCAGTGTCTATTGTTCAAGATGTAGCAAACCCAAGTAAGATAAGGGTGACTTTTAATAATAAACTTGATATTGCAAGTGCGACAAATGTTTCTAATTATATTTTAGGATCCTATATTACACCATTTAGTGCTGTGATTTTAGAACAAAATGATACCAAAGCAGTAGTAGAGCTTACATTCCAGAATGGAGTAATATCTACAACCGGTTCCTATGCATTTAAGGTTCTTAATGTTAAGGGCTACAATGGAACTTATAGTGAGATGAAACAATACAATACTGTTGTAACACTTACTGAAAATACAACAGCATCAATTATTTCTTGTAAGCAAACTTCAGCATATTGTGTTGAAATCGTTATGTCAAAGCAGATTAGCGGAACAGGGACATTCCAAGTATTTAATGGAACTAGCTTAGTAAATGTATCAAGTACTTTTGTAAATGGTAATACCATTTATGTGGCATTTAAAGATTCCATCCCAAATGCTAGCTATCTGTTATTAATAAGTAATTACTTTGTTGATAATAATGGAAATCCAGTTTCACTTGGTTCCCCTATTATGATTCAAAAAGCTAACTAA
- the pheT gene encoding phenylalanine--tRNA ligase subunit beta has product MNTPLSWIKAYVPELDVTAQDYTDAMTLTGTKVEGFERLDADLEKIIVGKILKIERHPDADKLIVCQVQTTEEGESVQIVTGAKNVKEGDVIPVVLDGGRVAGGHDGSKTPGGIKIKKGKLRGIESNGMMCSIEELGSSKEMYPEAPEEGIYIFSDMKEYDNIKIGSSAIEALGLNDITFEYEITSNRVDCFGVIGIAREAAATFRKEFVPPVVKETGNDEKVAEYVEVKIKDTDLCSRYVARVVKNVKIGPSPLWMQRRLSASGIRPINNIVDITNYVMEEFAQPMHAFDLDLIAGNKIIVERAKDGEEFVTLDGQVRKLDSSMLMICDAEKPVAIAGIMGGENSMITDDVKILLFEAACFDGTNIRLSSKKLGLRTDASSKFEKGLDPNTAMAAINRACQLIEELGVGEVVGGAVDVYPRVRGEKRVKFNWQRTNKVLGTSLDKETMLSYFKMVDLGFDPATDEVIVPSWRQDVECQADLDEEVARFFGYDNIPTTLPTGEATTGKISFKLRIEDEARAMAEQFGFSEAQTYSFESPKVFDKLLLPAGDKLRETVTISNPLGEDYSVMRTSPLNGMLGSLSTNFNRRNKNVRLYELANIYLPKALPVTELPDERMQFTLGFYGAGDFFDLKGVVEEFIEKVGMKGILTYDPNSGKTFLHPGRQANIYYEGTLIGYLGEVYPEVLDNYDIGEKAYVAVLDMPEIVARASYDIKYTGIAKYPAVSRDISMVMKKEILAGQVEEVIRKNGGKLLEHYNLFDIYEGAQIKEGHKSMAYSISFRALDRTLEDKDVTEVMNKILKGLSALGIELRQ; this is encoded by the coding sequence ATGAATACACCACTTTCATGGATTAAGGCTTATGTTCCAGAATTGGATGTGACAGCACAGGATTATACGGACGCAATGACCCTGACTGGAACTAAGGTAGAAGGATTTGAAAGACTAGACGCTGATTTAGAGAAAATCATCGTTGGTAAGATTCTTAAAATAGAGAGACACCCAGATGCGGATAAATTAATTGTATGCCAGGTTCAGACTACAGAAGAGGGCGAGAGCGTACAAATCGTAACTGGAGCAAAGAACGTTAAAGAAGGTGACGTAATTCCAGTTGTATTAGACGGCGGACGTGTTGCTGGCGGACATGACGGAAGTAAGACACCTGGTGGAATTAAAATTAAAAAGGGTAAATTAAGAGGCATTGAGTCAAATGGTATGATGTGCTCCATTGAAGAATTAGGTTCTTCCAAAGAAATGTACCCAGAGGCACCAGAAGAAGGAATCTATATTTTTAGTGATATGAAGGAATACGATAATATTAAGATTGGTTCTAGTGCTATTGAAGCGTTGGGATTAAACGATATTACATTTGAATATGAGATTACTTCAAATCGTGTAGACTGCTTTGGTGTTATTGGAATTGCAAGAGAAGCTGCAGCAACATTCCGTAAAGAATTCGTTCCTCCAGTTGTGAAAGAAACAGGAAATGATGAAAAGGTTGCAGAGTATGTAGAAGTTAAAATTAAAGATACCGATCTTTGCAGCAGATATGTTGCAAGGGTAGTTAAGAATGTTAAGATTGGTCCATCTCCATTATGGATGCAGAGAAGATTATCTGCTTCCGGTATCCGTCCTATCAATAACATCGTTGATATCACAAACTATGTTATGGAAGAGTTCGCACAGCCAATGCATGCATTCGACCTTGACTTAATTGCAGGTAACAAGATTATTGTAGAACGTGCTAAAGATGGAGAAGAATTTGTAACCTTAGATGGTCAGGTAAGAAAACTCGATTCCAGTATGCTTATGATCTGTGATGCAGAAAAGCCAGTTGCTATTGCTGGTATTATGGGCGGCGAAAACTCAATGATTACAGATGACGTTAAGATATTATTATTCGAGGCAGCTTGCTTTGATGGTACTAACATTCGTTTATCCAGTAAGAAGTTAGGTTTACGTACCGACGCATCTTCAAAGTTTGAAAAAGGATTAGATCCAAACACAGCAATGGCAGCAATCAACCGTGCATGTCAGTTAATCGAAGAACTAGGCGTAGGCGAAGTTGTTGGTGGAGCAGTGGATGTTTATCCTAGAGTACGTGGAGAAAAGAGAGTAAAATTCAACTGGCAGCGTACCAATAAAGTTCTTGGTACTTCTCTTGATAAAGAAACAATGCTTTCTTATTTCAAAATGGTAGACTTAGGATTTGATCCTGCAACAGATGAAGTTATCGTTCCAAGCTGGAGACAAGACGTAGAATGCCAAGCCGATCTTGATGAAGAAGTGGCTCGTTTCTTTGGATATGATAATATCCCAACAACACTTCCTACAGGAGAGGCAACTACCGGTAAGATTTCCTTTAAACTTCGTATTGAAGATGAAGCAAGAGCGATGGCAGAGCAATTTGGTTTCTCCGAAGCTCAGACGTATTCATTTGAAAGTCCTAAGGTATTTGATAAGTTATTATTACCAGCGGGAGATAAACTTCGAGAGACAGTAACCATATCAAATCCTCTTGGAGAAGACTATAGTGTGATGAGAACCTCACCATTAAACGGTATGTTAGGTTCACTTTCTACAAACTTTAATCGTCGTAATAAAAATGTTCGTTTATATGAACTTGCTAATATTTATCTACCTAAGGCACTTCCAGTGACAGAGTTACCAGATGAGAGAATGCAGTTTACTCTAGGTTTCTATGGTGCAGGTGATTTCTTTGACTTAAAGGGTGTTGTGGAAGAATTTATTGAGAAGGTTGGAATGAAAGGTATCTTAACTTATGATCCTAATTCAGGAAAGACCTTCCTTCATCCAGGCCGCCAAGCAAATATTTACTATGAAGGAACCTTAATCGGTTACCTAGGTGAAGTTTATCCGGAAGTACTTGATAACTATGATATCGGTGAAAAAGCATATGTTGCAGTACTTGATATGCCTGAAATCGTTGCAAGAGCAAGCTATGATATAAAATATACTGGAATTGCAAAATATCCAGCAGTTTCCAGAGATATTAGTATGGTTATGAAGAAAGAAATCTTAGCTGGTCAAGTAGAAGAAGTAATCCGCAAAAACGGTGGTAAGTTATTAGAGCACTATAACTTATTCGATATCTATGAAGGTGCACAGATTAAAGAAGGCCATAAGTCAATGGCTTACTCTATCAGCTTCAGAGCACTTGATCGTACGTTAGAGGATAAGGATGTAACAGAAGTAATGAACAAGATTCTAAAGGGACTTTCAGCTCTTGGAATCGAGTTAAGACAGTAA
- the pheS gene encoding phenylalanine--tRNA ligase subunit alpha: MNQTLMEIKERALSQINASDTLDALNEIRVNFLGKKGELTSVLKSMKDVAPEDRPKVGQLVNEARESLEEALESKKEAFGKVLREAKMKAETIDVTLPAKKPMLGHRHPNTIALEEAERIFVGMGYEVVEGPEIEYDYYNFEALNIPANHPAKDEQDTFYVTSNILLRTQTSPVQVHVMEQGKLPIRMIAPGRVFRSDEVDATHSPSFHQIEGLVIDKNITFADLKGTLAEFAKQLFGEETKVKFRPHHFPFTEPSAEVDVSCFKCGGKGCRFCKGSGWIEILGCGMVHPRVLEMSGIDPEEYTGFAFGVGLERIALLKYEIDDMRLLYENDMRFLKQF, from the coding sequence ATGAATCAAACATTGATGGAAATCAAGGAAAGAGCACTCAGCCAAATTAATGCAAGTGATACCTTGGATGCATTGAATGAAATCAGAGTGAATTTCTTAGGTAAGAAGGGAGAATTGACCTCTGTTTTAAAATCAATGAAGGATGTGGCACCAGAAGATCGTCCAAAAGTTGGTCAGTTAGTGAATGAAGCAAGAGAAAGTTTGGAGGAAGCACTAGAGAGTAAGAAGGAAGCATTTGGAAAAGTGCTTCGTGAAGCAAAGATGAAGGCAGAGACAATCGACGTTACACTTCCTGCAAAGAAGCCTATGCTTGGTCATCGTCATCCAAATACGATTGCATTAGAGGAAGCAGAGCGTATCTTCGTTGGTATGGGCTATGAAGTAGTAGAAGGTCCAGAAATTGAGTATGATTATTATAACTTTGAAGCACTTAATATTCCAGCGAACCATCCAGCAAAAGATGAGCAAGATACTTTCTATGTTACAAGCAATATCTTACTTCGTACACAGACTTCTCCAGTTCAGGTACATGTAATGGAGCAGGGAAAACTTCCAATCCGTATGATTGCACCAGGTAGAGTATTCCGTTCTGATGAAGTGGATGCGACACATTCTCCAAGTTTCCACCAGATTGAAGGATTAGTAATCGATAAGAATATCACATTTGCAGATTTAAAAGGAACCTTAGCTGAATTTGCAAAGCAGTTGTTTGGAGAAGAGACAAAGGTTAAATTCAGACCTCATCATTTCCCATTTACAGAGCCTAGCGCTGAAGTGGATGTATCTTGTTTCAAATGTGGGGGAAAGGGATGTCGTTTCTGTAAGGGTTCTGGCTGGATTGAAATCTTAGGATGTGGTATGGTTCACCCACGAGTTCTTGAAATGAGCGGAATTGATCCAGAAGAGTATACAGGATTTGCTTTCGGAGTAGGTCTTGAGCGTATCGCATTACTCAAATATGAAATAGATGATATGAGACTTCTGTATGAGAACGATATGAGATTCTTAAAGCAGTTCTAG
- a CDS encoding YihY/virulence factor BrkB family protein: MLFISIARVIRVFSHKLRDDYISAFSAQAAFFIFISFFPFAMFLLSIMQFLPFTENEVMNACRSVFPAAIQGFVISIITELYGKATSTAILSVTLVATLWSSSKGFLSIIRGMNGVYANTETRNYIVIRIKSAIYTLLFAFMIILFLVIFVFGNQLYLWIVKRFPVLKEFALVIISVRTIVGLCLLIVFFLFMFMVIPNRKTKLIKELPGAILASCGWMIFSYLYSFYIDNMSNYSYTYGSLTAIVLAMIWLYTCMYMMFIGAEVNSVLSNPTVLAALKKLFSKNSVEE, encoded by the coding sequence ATGCTGTTTATTTCAATCGCAAGAGTCATTCGGGTATTTAGTCATAAACTAAGAGATGATTATATCAGTGCCTTTTCTGCGCAGGCAGCATTCTTTATCTTCATCTCCTTTTTCCCGTTTGCTATGTTTTTATTATCCATTATGCAATTCCTACCTTTTACAGAGAATGAGGTAATGAATGCTTGTAGAAGTGTTTTTCCTGCTGCAATTCAAGGCTTTGTAATCTCTATTATTACTGAGCTTTATGGAAAAGCTACCTCAACTGCAATATTATCTGTTACTTTGGTAGCAACACTTTGGTCCTCTTCCAAAGGTTTTTTAAGTATTATCCGCGGAATGAATGGGGTTTATGCCAATACTGAAACAAGAAATTATATTGTTATCCGTATTAAATCAGCGATTTATACACTTCTTTTTGCCTTTATGATTATTTTATTTCTTGTAATCTTTGTTTTTGGAAATCAGCTATATCTTTGGATTGTTAAGCGTTTTCCAGTATTAAAAGAATTCGCTTTAGTTATTATTAGTGTACGTACCATCGTAGGTCTTTGTTTACTGATTGTTTTCTTTTTATTTATGTTTATGGTGATACCTAACCGAAAAACAAAATTAATTAAGGAGCTTCCTGGTGCTATATTAGCGTCCTGCGGGTGGATGATTTTTTCTTATTTGTATTCTTTCTATATTGATAATATGAGTAATTACTCTTATACTTATGGCAGTCTTACTGCAATTGTTTTAGCCATGATATGGCTGTATACCTGTATGTACATGATGTTTATTGGTGCGGAAGTTAACTCAGTACTTTCAAATCCAACGGTACTTGCTGCACTTAAAAAACTGTTTAGCAAAAATTCGGTAGAGGAGTAA